One window from the genome of Rhodococcus sp. ABRD24 encodes:
- the xseA gene encoding exodeoxyribonuclease VII large subunit, with amino-acid sequence MTSARPASTGPSPSSAEQPWPVRTIATKVAQWIDRLGSVWVEGQITQINARPGTRTAFLVLRDPSADMSLSVTCSPQLLRDAPVPLTEGSRVVMFGKLSFYTGRGTVSLRVTEIRAVGIGELLARIERLRALLAAEGLFDPRLKRPLPFLPGTIGLVTGRASAAERDVLSVAQRRWPAVRFEVRNTAVQGPTAVPQIIDALEELDNDPQVDVIILARGGGSVEDLLPFSDEALCRAIGACTTPVVSAIGHEPDSPLSDHVADLRAATPTDAAKRVVPDAVAEQALVSELRERSAAALRNWVQRESHLVAQLRSRPVLADPAQGLERRAEEVERLRDAARRDVTRAIATESTTVEHLRARLTTLGPAATLARGYAVVQRVLGDAEPEVLRSVDDAPPGTQIRVRLADGAVRAAVMGKES; translated from the coding sequence GTGACCTCCGCGCGACCAGCTTCCACCGGCCCGTCTCCGAGCTCGGCCGAGCAACCCTGGCCGGTACGGACCATCGCCACCAAGGTCGCCCAGTGGATCGACCGCCTCGGCAGTGTGTGGGTCGAGGGCCAGATCACCCAGATCAACGCCCGGCCAGGTACCCGGACGGCCTTCCTCGTCCTGCGCGACCCGTCCGCCGACATGTCCTTGTCGGTGACCTGTTCGCCGCAGCTACTGCGCGACGCCCCGGTGCCGCTCACCGAAGGCAGCCGCGTCGTGATGTTCGGCAAGCTGTCGTTCTACACCGGCCGTGGCACCGTCTCACTGCGGGTGACGGAGATCCGCGCGGTCGGCATCGGCGAACTGCTCGCACGCATCGAGCGCCTGCGCGCGCTGCTCGCGGCGGAAGGGTTGTTCGATCCGCGGCTCAAGCGTCCGCTGCCGTTCCTGCCCGGCACGATCGGTCTAGTGACCGGCCGCGCCAGTGCCGCCGAGCGGGATGTCCTCAGCGTCGCGCAGCGCCGCTGGCCTGCGGTGCGGTTCGAGGTCCGCAACACCGCCGTGCAAGGTCCCACCGCGGTGCCCCAGATCATCGACGCGCTCGAGGAGCTGGACAACGATCCGCAGGTCGACGTGATCATCCTGGCCCGCGGCGGCGGCAGCGTCGAGGACCTGCTGCCGTTCTCCGACGAGGCACTGTGCCGCGCGATCGGCGCATGCACCACCCCTGTGGTGAGCGCGATCGGCCACGAGCCGGACAGCCCGCTCAGCGACCACGTCGCCGACCTGCGGGCCGCAACGCCCACCGACGCGGCCAAGCGCGTCGTGCCCGACGCCGTCGCCGAGCAGGCACTGGTGTCCGAACTGCGGGAGCGGAGCGCCGCAGCTTTGCGAAACTGGGTGCAGCGCGAGTCGCATCTGGTGGCGCAACTGCGCAGCCGCCCCGTTCTCGCCGACCCGGCACAGGGGTTGGAACGTCGTGCCGAGGAAGTGGAGCGCCTGCGCGATGCCGCTCGGCGGGACGTCACCCGTGCGATCGCGACCGAGTCGACCACCGTCGAGCACCTGCGAGCCCGACTGACGACGCTGGGGCCGGCGGCAACGCTGGCCCGCGGCTACGCGGTGGTTCAGCGAGTGCTCGGCGACGCCGAACCCGAGGTCCTTCGGTCGGTGGACGACGCGCCGCCCGGCACGCAAATCCGAGTCCGATTGGCCGA
- a CDS encoding lipid droplet-associated protein produces the protein MIRPPFMARVAAGVAIAAYEEALKLPTTAVTLPMTAVSQVLQTTMRVQQSMTALAIKGDQAFCLFNRTEEEPEWAVFDEDRVEFDADGEVDVEDSDRPASPGRFALYSMTPEEGEDAVTPPSSAPTPPSVPTDVDTSVPEIVEYLDYASLTLAQLRSRLRSLSLEDLTALLEYEERTAARPPFQTMLANRITTAKAK, from the coding sequence ATGATTCGTCCCCCGTTCATGGCACGCGTCGCCGCCGGAGTGGCCATCGCGGCCTATGAAGAGGCATTGAAGCTGCCGACGACCGCCGTGACGCTGCCGATGACCGCGGTCAGCCAGGTGCTGCAGACCACAATGCGTGTGCAGCAGTCGATGACCGCGCTCGCGATCAAGGGCGATCAGGCGTTCTGCCTCTTCAACCGCACCGAGGAGGAGCCGGAGTGGGCGGTCTTCGACGAGGACCGGGTGGAGTTCGACGCCGACGGTGAGGTGGACGTCGAGGACTCCGATCGACCGGCCAGCCCGGGACGGTTCGCGCTGTATTCGATGACGCCGGAGGAGGGCGAGGACGCCGTGACACCCCCGTCGTCCGCCCCGACGCCGCCGTCCGTCCCCACGGACGTGGACACCTCTGTTCCGGAAATCGTCGAATACCTCGACTACGCGTCACTTACGCTGGCGCAGCTGCGCTCACGGCTCCGGTCGTTGTCGCTCGAGGACCTGACCGCGTTGCTCGAGTATGAGGAGCGCACTGCGGCCCGCCCGCCGTTCCAGACGATGCTCGCCAACCGCATCACCACCGCCAAAGCCAAGTGA
- a CDS encoding 4-hydroxy-3-methylbut-2-enyl diphosphate reductase: MSSAVPLNLGIARSADAVPAGDGKRVLLAEPRGYCAGVDRAVETVEKALEKHGAPIYVRKEIVHNRHVVETLTDRGVIFVDETDEVPEGSLLVFSAHGVSPAVHTSAAERNLRTIDATCPLVTKVHQEAKRFARDDYDILLIGHAGHEEVEGTAGEAPEHVQIVDGPDSVDAVTVRDENKVIWLSQTTLSVDETMATVARLRDKFPKLQDPPSDDICYATQNRQVAVKAMAPECDLVIVVGSRNSSNSVRLVEVALGAGARASYLVDYAREVDLAWLDGVRTVGITSGASVPEILVRGVIDLLAEHGFDDVQSVTTANETLVFALPRELRAART; the protein is encoded by the coding sequence ATGTCTTCGGCAGTTCCACTCAATTTGGGTATCGCTCGTTCCGCGGATGCGGTTCCCGCTGGTGACGGCAAGCGCGTTCTCCTGGCAGAGCCTCGCGGCTACTGCGCGGGCGTCGACCGGGCCGTCGAGACGGTAGAAAAGGCTCTGGAGAAGCACGGCGCTCCGATTTACGTGCGCAAGGAGATTGTCCACAACAGGCACGTCGTCGAGACGCTGACCGATCGTGGCGTCATCTTCGTCGACGAGACCGACGAGGTTCCCGAGGGCTCGCTGCTGGTGTTCTCCGCGCACGGCGTGTCGCCCGCTGTCCACACCTCGGCGGCCGAGCGGAATCTGCGCACGATCGATGCGACCTGCCCGCTGGTGACGAAGGTGCATCAGGAAGCCAAGCGTTTCGCCCGCGACGACTACGACATCCTGCTGATCGGCCACGCCGGCCATGAGGAAGTCGAGGGCACTGCCGGTGAGGCCCCCGAGCACGTGCAAATCGTGGACGGACCGGATTCCGTCGACGCGGTCACGGTGCGCGACGAGAACAAGGTGATCTGGTTGTCGCAGACCACCCTGAGCGTCGACGAGACGATGGCAACGGTCGCCCGGTTGCGGGACAAGTTCCCGAAGCTGCAGGATCCGCCGAGCGACGACATCTGCTACGCAACGCAGAACCGTCAGGTCGCGGTGAAGGCGATGGCCCCGGAATGCGATTTGGTGATCGTGGTGGGCTCGCGCAACTCGTCGAACTCGGTCCGTCTCGTCGAGGTCGCCCTGGGCGCCGGAGCGCGGGCCTCGTACCTGGTCGACTATGCGCGCGAGGTGGACCTCGCCTGGCTTGATGGCGTCCGCACCGTGGGCATCACGTCCGGCGCCTCGGTTCCCGAGATCCTGGTACGCGGTGTCATCGACCTGCTCGCCGAGCACGGATTCGACGATGTCCAGTCGGTGACCACCGCCAACGAGACGCTCGTGTTCGCGTTGCCGCGGGAACTACGGGCCGCTCGCACCTAG
- a CDS encoding DUF6542 domain-containing protein, giving the protein MSATQRARSGVPLDHRSALPTVPGIPAWGAVAVAAGLSFLGFAFDAVSGDELTSTFSTLYFLGCVLAVLAVRQRGLFTAIVQPPLLLFVAVPICQQLLTDGAGTGIKDLALNVAFPLVNRFPLMLAATVVVALIGGARIFLVQQRSSAPARARTRRPAARSARPTSRPARSADDPHRREPARSAEGAPTERVSAADNGVRGSGDRRAHRAQARDPRVTQGAPHDPAPAHAPSYSGSMRARQSAEIPAHPIPQVRYRDRRDPPS; this is encoded by the coding sequence GTGTCCGCAACCCAACGTGCTCGCTCCGGGGTGCCGCTCGACCACCGATCGGCCCTCCCCACCGTCCCCGGCATCCCTGCCTGGGGTGCCGTCGCCGTCGCCGCTGGGTTGAGTTTCCTCGGCTTCGCATTCGACGCCGTATCGGGCGACGAGCTGACATCGACGTTCTCCACCCTGTACTTCCTCGGGTGTGTTCTGGCCGTGCTCGCCGTTCGCCAGCGCGGACTGTTCACCGCGATTGTCCAGCCACCGCTACTGCTCTTCGTTGCGGTACCGATCTGCCAGCAACTCCTCACCGACGGCGCCGGAACCGGGATCAAAGACCTGGCGCTCAACGTCGCGTTCCCGCTCGTGAACCGCTTCCCGCTGATGCTGGCGGCCACCGTCGTGGTGGCGCTCATCGGCGGCGCGCGGATATTCCTCGTCCAGCAGCGCAGTAGTGCGCCCGCCCGGGCGCGGACTCGGCGCCCCGCGGCCCGTTCCGCTCGCCCGACCTCCCGTCCCGCCCGCTCGGCGGATGACCCGCATCGCCGCGAGCCCGCCCGCTCGGCGGAAGGTGCTCCCACCGAGCGCGTGAGTGCAGCCGACAACGGCGTGCGTGGTTCCGGAGACCGGCGCGCGCACCGCGCCCAGGCACGAGATCCTCGGGTGACGCAAGGGGCGCCCCACGATCCGGCACCTGCACACGCCCCGTCATACAGCGGTTCCATGCGCGCCCGGCAGTCGGCCGAGATTCCCGCCCATCCGATCCCGCAGGTCCGCTATCGCGACCGCCGCGATCCGCCGTCCTGA
- a CDS encoding DNA recombination protein RmuC, giving the protein MNAFTAVGLLTALVLGLVVGWLLHAARSGDRAARAEAQLSALRENEQLLRQSLSAVSEDSARRHSGAIGDQVSRLVGPLQDAVGALAQQVDQVERNRIHAYAGLTQQVEGMYRTSQLLSDQTGQLVTALRAPHVRGRWGEIQLERVVELAGMVKHCDFDTQVSKAGVRPDLVVYLAGGKQIVVDAKVPLAAYLDATQSEEPAVRAEQLTRHARHLRTHVDQLADKAYWESFDPTPEFVVLFVPGDPFLDAALTTDAGLLEYAFSRNIVLATPTTLIALLRTIAHTWRQETLSQDAARIHQLGRELYSRLGTVGAHLDKLGSQLGKAVDSFNLTVASMETRVAVTARKLNDLEVFGGDVPEVQQVDSWPRRTNLGDFSDSNGHANEAS; this is encoded by the coding sequence ATGAACGCGTTCACCGCCGTCGGACTGCTCACCGCATTGGTTCTCGGCCTCGTCGTCGGCTGGCTGCTGCACGCCGCCCGCAGCGGCGACCGCGCGGCCCGCGCCGAGGCCCAGTTGTCGGCACTCCGGGAGAACGAACAGCTGCTGCGTCAGTCGCTCAGCGCCGTCAGCGAGGACTCGGCGCGGCGACACTCCGGCGCGATCGGCGACCAGGTCTCTCGGCTGGTGGGTCCGCTGCAGGACGCGGTCGGCGCCCTCGCTCAACAGGTCGATCAGGTGGAGCGCAACCGGATCCATGCGTACGCGGGCCTCACCCAACAGGTCGAGGGCATGTATCGCACCTCACAGTTGCTCTCCGACCAGACCGGACAGCTGGTGACGGCGCTGCGGGCACCCCATGTCCGCGGCCGGTGGGGCGAGATACAGCTCGAGCGGGTCGTCGAGCTGGCCGGCATGGTCAAGCACTGCGACTTCGACACCCAGGTCAGTAAGGCGGGCGTCCGCCCAGACCTCGTCGTCTACCTCGCGGGCGGCAAGCAGATCGTGGTGGACGCGAAGGTGCCACTGGCCGCATATCTCGATGCCACCCAGTCCGAGGAGCCTGCCGTCCGTGCCGAACAGCTGACGCGCCATGCGCGCCACCTGCGGACCCACGTCGACCAGTTGGCAGACAAGGCCTATTGGGAATCCTTCGATCCGACACCCGAATTCGTCGTACTGTTCGTGCCCGGCGATCCCTTCCTCGATGCCGCGCTGACCACGGACGCCGGGCTGCTCGAGTACGCGTTCTCCCGAAACATCGTGCTCGCAACACCCACGACGCTGATCGCACTGCTGCGCACCATCGCCCACACGTGGCGCCAGGAGACGCTCTCGCAGGACGCCGCCCGGATCCACCAGCTCGGACGCGAGCTCTACAGCCGTCTGGGCACGGTGGGAGCTCACCTCGACAAGTTGGGCTCGCAACTCGGGAAGGCCGTCGATTCCTTCAACCTCACCGTGGCGTCGATGGAAACACGGGTAGCGGTCACCGCACGCAAGCTCAACGACCTGGAAGTATTCGGCGGCGACGTACCCGAAGTCCAGCAGGTCGACTCGTGGCCTCGCCGGACGAATCTCGGCGATTTCTCGGACTCCAACGGTCACGCCAACGAAGCAAGCTGA
- a CDS encoding exonuclease SbcCD subunit D — translation MRILHTSDWHIGRTFHGVDLLADQERALAAIAETVTEQQVDVVVVPGDVYDRSIPSADAVSVCNRGFEAIRAAGAVIVATSGNHDSPVRLGAGAAFAAAGGLHLLTRVGMLDVPVLLEDEHGPVAFYGIPYLEPEITRAELGAPHARSHADILDVAMARIRADLGERRADVPRMRAVLLAHAFVVGGEATGSERSISVGGVETVSASAFDGVDYVALGHLHSPQILAEHIRYSGSPLPYSFGERSHRKAMWLVDLDADGVTSVDRIELPVVRGLSQLSGTLEQLLHDEAFASAEDHYVSVTLTDPLRPIDAMRALQERFRYAVHMEWQRPEGSPGLGYRERVRGRTDLQVAQSFLTDMRSEPTVGELRLLEQALRRAVGIDEAEVVEGGVFDTVEVSA, via the coding sequence ATGAGGATCCTCCACACGTCCGACTGGCACATCGGTCGCACCTTCCACGGCGTCGACCTGCTCGCCGATCAGGAGCGGGCGCTCGCGGCGATCGCGGAGACGGTTACCGAGCAGCAGGTGGATGTGGTTGTGGTTCCGGGGGACGTGTACGACCGTTCCATTCCCAGTGCGGACGCGGTGTCGGTGTGCAACAGGGGCTTCGAGGCGATCCGGGCAGCGGGCGCGGTGATCGTGGCCACCTCGGGCAATCACGATTCGCCGGTGCGTCTGGGTGCGGGTGCGGCCTTCGCCGCCGCCGGCGGTCTTCACCTGCTGACTCGCGTCGGGATGTTGGACGTTCCGGTGCTTCTCGAGGATGAACACGGCCCGGTTGCGTTCTACGGAATCCCCTACCTCGAGCCGGAGATCACACGTGCCGAACTGGGCGCGCCGCATGCCCGCTCGCACGCCGACATCCTCGACGTCGCGATGGCCCGGATCCGCGCCGATCTCGGCGAGCGTCGCGCCGACGTTCCCAGGATGCGGGCGGTCCTGCTGGCCCATGCCTTCGTGGTCGGCGGCGAGGCGACCGGTTCGGAGCGGTCCATCTCGGTGGGCGGAGTCGAGACCGTGTCGGCGTCGGCGTTCGACGGCGTCGACTACGTCGCGTTGGGGCATCTGCACTCGCCGCAGATTCTGGCCGAGCACATCCGCTACAGCGGATCGCCGCTGCCGTACTCGTTCGGTGAGCGTTCACATCGCAAGGCGATGTGGCTGGTGGACCTCGACGCCGACGGAGTGACGTCCGTCGACCGGATCGAGCTGCCCGTAGTCCGCGGGCTGAGCCAGCTGAGCGGCACCCTCGAACAGTTGCTGCACGACGAGGCCTTCGCGTCGGCGGAGGACCACTATGTCTCCGTCACGCTCACGGACCCGCTCCGGCCGATCGACGCGATGCGGGCGCTGCAGGAGCGGTTCCGGTACGCGGTGCACATGGAATGGCAACGCCCGGAGGGCAGTCCGGGGCTCGGATACCGGGAGCGGGTCCGTGGTCGCACGGATCTTCAAGTGGCGCAGAGTTTTCTGACGGACATGCGCAGCGAGCCGACAGTGGGGGAGTTGCGGCTGCTCGAACAGGCGCTGCGCCGCGCCGTCGGGATCGATGAGGCCGAGGTGGTCGAGGGTGGCGTATTCGACACCGTAGAGGTATCGGCGTGA
- a CDS encoding SMC family ATPase: protein MRLHTLEVTSFGPFADTVTVDFDQLGADGLFLLHGQTGAGKTTVLDSVAFALYGTVPGARKEGKRLLSDHAPAGSVPKVVLEATIGGRRLRISRSPEYERPKMRGTGVKTENAKANLEWLDGAGENLSRIPDIAREVERLLGMNADQFFQVVLLPQGEFAKFLRADNEDRGKLLEQLFDTTRFGTVEEWFLDRRRASAARVEDQRKQVDLLSARVSTAAGIEVGAEADPSVWARRLLEQAVETRELAAAELARMRVAEEHARAAAGEARWVRDLQVRRARAEAELAEHRSGAEERDIIATEADRARRAAPVAGVGADADAAARTAADASDRARALGERLATDEGGAALVAQLAWPPTDADRETIRTHVRNWTAEVARLDVLLAEAREAEQLDRELAGMRRRGAELAALADDLSSARAQWPPALQQAEEALRAAEQAAVALPALEDACARAADSAAAAGELHSARTSLGELLVSVAGARSRHQDARDRLLDLRERRIAGMAAELASGLVDGTPCAVCGSEIHPAPASAGESTVTKGDEDAARLAEQKAAGALESENERLSQLERVVAALIQRGGDGDREALVAAHAAAVGAVEQSRAAAATVPQRTQAVEKLRSRGVELDERSRVTEAERVELDTRMRAMAERLQQTRERLAAAAGDDGGVRIRRDRLEALAGGASELLDARDGAAAAVAAAREFASRADRAARDAGFDSVSHAVSGVRSAARLEQIELVLGAARDRLAGARAVLAEPDIVAVADLDPVDPAGLEAAAREAATAVEVAAAAVAEADTRRANLERLVSQLDDAFATLGPVLAAHDELAGLADVVAGRGQNARKMSLRSYVLASRLEEVAVSASTRLRRMSAGRYEFVHSDEAGPRGRRGGLGLDIRDDYTGVVRSAKTLSGGESFLASLSLALGLADVVAAESGGVVLDTMFIDEGFGTLDADTLDLVMGVLDELREGGRVVGIVSHVDEMRQRIPSRLHVVRGRAGSTVEMIAS from the coding sequence GTGAGGCTGCACACGCTCGAGGTCACCTCATTCGGGCCGTTCGCGGACACCGTGACCGTCGACTTCGACCAGCTGGGCGCGGATGGTTTGTTCCTGTTACACGGTCAGACCGGCGCGGGCAAGACGACGGTGCTCGATTCGGTGGCCTTCGCGCTGTACGGCACCGTGCCTGGGGCGCGAAAGGAGGGCAAGCGACTGCTCTCCGATCACGCCCCGGCGGGTTCGGTGCCGAAGGTGGTACTCGAGGCGACCATCGGCGGTCGGCGTTTGCGGATCAGCCGGAGTCCCGAGTACGAGCGGCCCAAGATGCGTGGTACCGGAGTCAAGACCGAGAACGCGAAGGCGAACCTGGAGTGGCTCGACGGTGCTGGTGAGAATCTCTCGCGAATCCCCGATATCGCGCGCGAGGTCGAGCGGCTGCTGGGGATGAACGCCGACCAGTTCTTCCAGGTGGTGCTGTTGCCGCAGGGTGAGTTCGCCAAGTTCCTGCGGGCCGACAACGAGGACCGAGGCAAGCTGCTCGAGCAACTCTTCGATACGACGCGGTTCGGGACGGTCGAGGAGTGGTTCCTCGACCGCCGGCGCGCAAGCGCCGCGCGGGTCGAGGATCAGCGCAAGCAGGTCGATCTCCTGTCAGCTCGGGTGTCGACCGCCGCCGGGATCGAGGTGGGCGCCGAGGCCGATCCCTCCGTATGGGCGCGCCGGCTCCTCGAGCAGGCCGTCGAGACCCGGGAACTGGCGGCGGCCGAGCTCGCGCGGATGCGCGTCGCGGAGGAACACGCCCGAGCCGCTGCAGGGGAGGCGCGGTGGGTGCGGGATCTGCAGGTTCGCCGCGCCCGCGCCGAGGCCGAGCTGGCTGAGCATCGATCGGGTGCCGAAGAACGGGACATCATCGCGACCGAGGCCGACCGGGCTCGTCGTGCCGCGCCGGTCGCGGGGGTCGGGGCGGACGCTGACGCCGCGGCACGAACGGCCGCCGACGCCTCGGACAGGGCACGTGCACTTGGTGAGCGTCTGGCGACGGACGAGGGTGGCGCAGCGCTGGTTGCCCAGCTCGCGTGGCCGCCCACCGACGCGGACCGTGAGACGATCCGCACCCATGTCCGGAATTGGACTGCCGAGGTGGCGCGGCTCGACGTACTTCTCGCGGAGGCGCGCGAGGCCGAGCAGCTCGACCGCGAGCTGGCCGGGATGCGCCGGCGGGGTGCGGAATTGGCCGCTCTGGCCGACGACTTGTCCTCCGCCAGAGCGCAATGGCCACCGGCCCTTCAGCAGGCGGAGGAGGCACTGCGGGCAGCCGAGCAAGCCGCCGTTGCCCTGCCGGCACTCGAGGACGCATGTGCGCGGGCGGCCGATTCCGCCGCCGCTGCGGGTGAGCTGCATTCGGCCCGAACATCACTCGGCGAACTTCTGGTCTCGGTTGCCGGAGCCAGGAGTCGGCATCAGGATGCCCGCGATCGTTTGCTCGACCTGCGCGAGCGCCGGATCGCTGGAATGGCGGCGGAGCTCGCCTCGGGGCTGGTCGACGGAACACCCTGTGCGGTATGCGGATCCGAGATTCATCCAGCACCGGCGAGTGCCGGCGAGTCGACCGTCACGAAAGGTGACGAGGATGCCGCGAGGCTCGCCGAACAGAAGGCCGCGGGCGCTCTCGAATCGGAGAACGAACGGTTGTCCCAGCTCGAGCGGGTCGTCGCCGCGCTGATTCAGCGCGGCGGCGACGGCGACCGGGAGGCGCTCGTCGCGGCCCATGCCGCCGCGGTCGGTGCCGTGGAACAGTCCCGGGCAGCGGCGGCGACGGTGCCGCAGCGGACCCAGGCGGTCGAGAAACTGCGTTCGCGTGGTGTGGAACTCGACGAGAGGTCGCGTGTCACCGAGGCCGAGCGGGTCGAACTGGACACCCGGATGCGCGCGATGGCCGAGCGTCTGCAGCAGACGCGTGAGCGGCTCGCGGCGGCAGCGGGTGACGACGGCGGAGTCCGGATCCGCCGGGACCGTCTGGAGGCGCTTGCGGGGGGCGCGTCCGAACTGCTCGACGCGCGTGACGGCGCGGCCGCGGCCGTGGCGGCTGCGCGCGAGTTCGCGAGCCGGGCGGACCGGGCGGCGCGGGACGCGGGCTTCGATTCGGTTTCCCACGCTGTCAGCGGGGTCCGGTCCGCGGCCCGGCTCGAGCAGATCGAGTTGGTGCTGGGCGCTGCGCGGGATCGCCTCGCGGGAGCGCGGGCGGTGCTCGCCGAACCCGATATCGTCGCCGTCGCCGATCTGGATCCGGTCGATCCGGCCGGGCTCGAGGCCGCGGCGCGGGAGGCCGCGACTGCCGTCGAAGTTGCCGCTGCGGCGGTTGCGGAGGCGGATACGCGCCGAGCCAACCTCGAGCGGCTCGTCTCACAGCTGGACGACGCCTTCGCGACTCTCGGCCCGGTACTGGCCGCACACGATGAGCTCGCCGGATTGGCCGATGTCGTCGCCGGCCGTGGGCAGAATGCGCGCAAGATGTCCCTGCGCTCTTATGTCTTGGCGTCCAGGCTGGAAGAGGTCGCGGTGTCCGCATCGACGCGATTGCGTCGGATGTCGGCGGGGCGCTACGAGTTCGTGCATTCCGACGAGGCCGGTCCGCGTGGACGCCGCGGTGGGCTCGGACTCGATATCCGTGACGACTACACGGGCGTGGTCCGATCGGCCAAGACGCTCTCCGGCGGCGAGTCGTTTCTGGCTTCGCTGTCGCTCGCGTTGGGGCTC